The Nitrospira sp. genomic sequence GCGCAACCTCGGGATGATTCTTGATGATCGCGCGTGCGATGGCCTGGAGCAGCATCGTTTTGCCGGTGCGGGGTGCCGCGACGATCAAGCCGCGCTGCCCCTTGCCAATCGGGGTGGTCAACTCCATGATCCGCGTGCAGTATTCTTCCCGATCGTACTCCAGCTTGATCCGCTCCTCGGGGTAGAGCGGCGTCAGGTTGTCGAACAGGATTTTGTCCCGCGCAACTTCTGGCTCTTCGAAATTGACCTTTTCGACTTTCAGCAGGGCGAAGTAGCGTTCGCTTTCCTTGGGAGGGCGAATCTGGCCAGAGACGGTATCCCCGGTGCGGAGGTTGAAGCGGCGGATCTGTGACGGCGAAATGTAGATGTCGTCGGGACCCGGCAGATAGTTGGAGTCGGGCGCCCGCAGGAATCCGAACCCGTCCGGCAGGGTCTCCAGCACACCCTCTCCGTAGATCGAGCCGTTTTTCTCAGTCTGCGCCTGCAGGATGGCGAAAATTAACTCCTGCTTGCGCAGATTTGCCGCCCCTTCAATTTTGAGATCGCGTGCCACCTCGTTCAGATCCGCGATGCTCTTCTGCTTCAACTCAGCCAGATGCATGGTCTTCTCTTCCAACATGTTGCCTATCCACCTCCCTGCAATCGGGGCCGCACCCCGGTTCACTCTCGTTTCTACCCGCTGTCCTTCTGGATGTCCCTTGAGGCCGTACGACGATGATTGTGTGATCCGGAGAGGATACTGCGCAGCGCTGAGGCTGGGCCCCGAGTCTCCTTAATCGCCTAACGGGCATCGCCTAGGCCCGCATGTGTGTTCCCGCTCCACTGAACCGGTGTACGAATGAATGGTTGCGAGATTCGTTCCGGAACGTATGACTGGGAGTTGGAAGTCTGTTTACAAATCAGGAAAGTACTGTCGCCCCATACTATTCGGCTGGGACCGTTTTGTCAACAGATTTTCTGTCGCGCGCGCGTTCATTGCGCGGGCTTCGCAGTTTGTGCTAAAACCTGAATTCAGAGTTGGAATCATTGTCATGTCAAAACACGACGACGAATATCCCGATCGCTTGTTCAGTCTCTCGGAGGCAAACCGGCTCATCCCCACATTGGAAGAGCATCTGACCGCCGTCAAGCGCGGTAAGTCCGTGTTGATTGAAACCAAAGACGAGATAAAAAAAGCCAGTAAAAACGCTCAGTTCGGCGGTGGTAGCTTTGTCGCTCCGCATTACATCTTGGCTTTGGAACAGATCAATGACCATCTCCGGGAAATTCAGGAAATGGGCGTGCTGGTGAAGGATGTCGAAATGGGCCTCTGCGATTTTCCGCACCTCTACAAAGGGCGCGTCGTCTATCTGTGCTGGAAACTCGGCGAATCGAAAGTTGGCTGGTGGCACGAAGTCCACAGCGGCTATGCCGGACGCCAGCCGCTCGACAGCGATCATTGCTAACCCCTCGCGCACGTCCGCTCTCATTTCTCATTCACCCATGAAATTCGTCATCCTTGGATTCGATGGCCCTGATGGACAGGAAAAGCGCAAGCTCCACCGCCCGGCCCACCTAGCCAATTTGGAGCCGCTGGATAGGCAGGGACGCGTTGTGATTGCGGGTCCCCTCACTGACAAGACCGGCAGCCTGATCATTATCGAAGCCGATTCACAGGCTGAAGCCGAAGCCTTTGCTCAAAACGATCCCTATACAACTGGTGGAGTCTTTACCCGCGTCGAAGTCCATCCCTTTATGCAGGTCCTGCCCAAACCAAAAGAGTCCCGCTAACCATCACTCGACCGAGCTAGATGTTTCACAACTGGCAGGACTATTTTCTGTATTGACCCGACTAACCGCTTAATCCTCTCTTGCTGTTCACAACACTCTCTGCCCGCTTCCAGAAGGGTCAACTGACCAAAGATGCTCGTGACTGCACCGGCTCCCTCGATTCCAACAAGACCCGCGTTAAAGTCGCTGGCTTTTCGAGCATCCCTGATCCATAGCCATTTAATATTTTTTGCGATCCCCTCTAAGCATACGAATTTATTGGACAAGATTCCCATATCGTCGTTGACAGTTCCGTTGCATCATCGTTATACTCCGACGACTTGATTGCGCGTGCCATGTCCGTTAAGTCAGGCATCGGCCCGAAAGGCCTAGCACCCTCTACCTGGGTAGCTCTTAATTCCGTTGGGGTGGGCCTTCTGTGGGCTTGCAGAAACGACCGAAAAAAGCATAAAGTACGCGCACATTTGCGGTTGTTTAAGGATTGTTCTTTATCCTGCGAGGACTGAGACCTTGCAGCATACTACCAAGGGGTTTACGGGAATGACCCAGTACCGCGTCCTGCCTGGCCCTGAACACTTTCTGCCGCCCGCCGCGGCCTCCATGGGCATCCGGTTGCCCAACCCTGGTGAGGCGCACATCAACGGCGTAATTGTCCAGGAAGAGAAAGCTTTCGAGGAAGCGGCACGCCAGTTCCTGCTGGCCAAAGTCCCGACAATCTTTCCGGGGCCGTTGGTACTCTGGGCCTGGAACGAAAAGGCGGCCAAGAAAGCGGCGGCCATTCGACACCTATACAACACGATCAAAGAATGCGTGACGCCCCAGCAGCATGCCATGCTGATTCCCATGCCGGACTACCGGCCGAAGTATCCGAAGATCAACCCCGAAGTCGAGATCAACCCAAACCACCCGAACCTGACCATCTGGCACAACAAGATCGACGCCTGCATGTTCGTCGGCGTCCATTGTCACCAGGCGAACCTATCCCTGAAGATCATCCGCGGCGGCACGTCCTGTTACACGGTCGCGATGTGCGCCCAGGCGGGCCACGAGGACGCCATGCTGTCCTTCCGCGATGCCACCGCCGACAAGATCATGAAACTGGCCGAGACCGTCAAGCGACTCAAGGGCAGCGTCAAGTTCGATCCCAACGCCACGCGCAAAGCCGTCAGCTAAGCACACAAGGAGGCCGGACCATGGCGGAGAATAAATCCTTCATCGGCACCCAGAACAAGAAAAACCAGACCTACACAGACGCCTGGAAATTGCTCCACGAGGCGCCTCGTACCCCGTCGTTCTTCACGGGCAGCGAGGTCATCAAGGAAGCCATCCGGCGGGCCAGCTGCGACGTGATGATCGCCTACCCCATCACCCCGCAGAGCGAAGCGGCCGCGCTGATCGGTGAGCTGTTCGCGGAAGGCTACATCGGCGACTACTTCCGAGGGGAGAGCGAATTTGCGGTCATGAGCCAGTGCGCCGGCGCAGCCTTTGGCGGCGCGCGGGTGTTCACGACAACGGCCGGCCCAGGCACGATGCGGGCCATGGAAAACTTCCCGATGTGGGCGGGTGCGCGGCTGCCGATCCAGATGATTGTCACCTGCCGCGGCATCAACTCGCCGCTGTCGATCCAACCAGACACGCTGGAAATCGCCTACCTGCTGAATACCGGCATGCTGGTGTGGCACGCAGAGACCGCGCAGGACTTCTTCGACTGGATTCTTAAGGGCTACATAGTTTCCGAGGAACCGGACGTGCACCTGCCACTGGCGCTCTGCTGCGACGGCTTCTTTGTGACGCACACGAAGGACGTCGTCAACCTGACGCCGGCGGACATGTGCCTGCCTCCCTACGACCCCTATCGCTCGCCGGTCCCGTGCATGGACATGGAATGTCCCCCGGTCCGGATGATGCGCGATCCCTTCGTTATGAAGAGTAACTACATCAGCTATGCCACGCATGCCAGCTGGCAGCAGGAAGTTTGGGCAGCGATCGAGCGGTCGCGCAAGCACTCGATTAAGTGGCTGGATGGCCTGATCGATACTGAGAACATCGACGCGGACATCATGATCGTGGCCTCCGGCACCGCCGTGTCACAGGGCCGCGAAGCGATCCGCTTGCTGGAGGACGAGGGGGTCCGTTGCGGGCTCGTGAAAGTCAAAACCTTGCGGCCCTGGCCGGGCGACGAAATCCGCGAGGCGACGAAGAACGCCAAGCACATCTTCGTGCCGGAGTTCAACGTCACCGGCTGGCTAGCCAAGGAAATCCGGGCCACGATCCCGAACAGCGACCGCGTGCATGCCGGCCCGCACGTGTGCGGGGGCATGACAATGCCGCCGGAGATCATCGTCTCCGAGATCAAGACCACGCTGGGGATGCAAACTGTTTCCCTGGCCGGCCGCGGCAGCTGACCGGTTGTTCGCAAATACGAATTCGAGCGCCCCAAACGAGGAGGCAACATGAGCAAGGAACGCATCAAGATTTCTCCGGACCTGTTCGACATCATGCCCCAGGATTATCAGGATCTGGTTAAGCGGGCCACCTACGGTAAGGAGGACCGCGGCTGGAAGGACATCGGCCAGGCCAAGGAATTGATCGAGGAGCATTCGCTCTGCGCCGGCTGCCCCGAATCCATGGCGTTCCGCTACATTCTGGCCTCGCTGCCGGCCCCGGAAGACACGGTCATGGTCGGCTCCACCGGCTGCACCAGCTTAGTGTTTCCGATGGTGGCGGTGCACAACATCCACTCGTTATTCGGTAACCAGAACGCCATCGCCTCTGGCCTCAAGCGGGCACTGACGGTCCGGTTCCCCGGCAAGGTCAAGGACGTCGTGGTGCTCGCCGGCGACGGCGCGACGGTGGACATCGGACTGGACATGACGCTTCAGGCCTGGTTTCGCCAGGAGAAGTTCACCACAATCTGCTTTGACAACGAGCTCTATGCCAACACAGGCGGTCAGGAAAGCGGTTTGATGCAAAAAGGCTTCGTGGCCAAGATGGCGCCAGTTGGCAAACTATTCGACAAGGTGCGCCTCCCCGAGATCGCCCGTGAGTCCGGCTGCCACTACGTCGTGAATTGTACGGTGAGCAAGCCGTCGCTCGTCGAGAAGGTGATCCGGAACGCGGTGCTGATCGCTCGCGAGATCGGTCCAACCTATCTGCAGCTCTACACGCCCTGCATCCTGGAGATCGGCAAGAACAGCATGGAGGGCCTCCAGGAAATGCGCGATTCGGAGAAACCGACCGAGCGGTTCGCCTACAAGGAATACGTCAGCGAGCCGGCCAAGCAGTTCCTGGCCGAACTGGCTGCAAAGGACAAGGAACGGAAGGCTGCGGCCAAGCAACTGGCCGGCGCTACGCAGGAAGCCTAGACCGGAGTAAAAGGAGCGCGCGATGATCAAGAAACGGCTCAATATCCGGATGTCGGGCCTCGGCGGACAGGGCGCCGTCACAGCAGCCCACGTCATGGCCATGGCCGCCAACAAGGACGGCAAGTTCTCGATCTCCAACCCGTTCTTCGGCGCTGAAAAGCGCATGGCTCCGGCAGAAAGTTACTGCCGAATCGGCATCGAGCGAATCTACGACCGTGGCGAGCTGGTCTTCCCGGATGTGATCGAGGTGTTCCACCCGCAGGTGATTACGATGGGCAAGAGCTATACCATGCCCTTTTACTCGGGCATCAAAGAGGGCGGCGTCGTCATCATCAACTCGGGACTGCCCCTGTTGTCCGACGAGGACGTCCAGCGGTTGAAGGATTTGCACGTGGCCCTGTTTTACATCCCCGGCACCGAGATCGCGTTGGAAGTAGCCGGCACGGAGCTGTCCACGAACATGACGATGATCGGCTCGGTGGCCGGCATCACCAAGTGCGTGTCCATGGAAGCCTTGGATGCGGCACTCCAAGAACGATTTGGCAAGAAGTTCGTCGCCTCCGGCGGTACGGCGTCGCTGGACGAAGCAATCAAGAAGAAGTTTGCCAAGAAGGAAATGCTGCTCCAGAAAAATCTGGCAACCGTCAAGCGGGCCTACGAAATCGCCTCGGAATGGGCGGAAAAGAACAAGATTGAGCTGCGCGTCGGCAATCCTGCCGTCGCCGCGTAAGGAAGGATTCGCGCTCTCATGTACAATGTCGCGCAAGTCATTGATGAAAAGTGTGTGGCTAAGAAGGGCTGCCGGCTCTGCATCATGTACTGTCCGGAAGCCAATTGCCTGGACCTCAACGCCCCCAAAATGGTGGCGGAGGTCACCATCAGCCGCTGCAAGGGCTGCGAGTTGTGCGTCGTCGTCTGCAACGCCGCCAAGCACAATGCCATCGAAATGCAGGCAGTCGGCGCCACGGGGAAATTGATGTCCCACAAGGGTGAATCGGCGGCGCTGGGTCAAGCCTACCAGGGCTGACCGGCCTCCCCGACCCCAGCACAGACAACCCCATGGCTTCGGCCATGGGGTTTTTTTCTGGTACGAAAACCATGGAATCTGAAGACAACGTCCTGTCCGGCCTGTTCGAGGAAATCAAGGACCTGATGGTCCGGTTTCCCAAGGCGCTGCAACAGCGATCGGCCGAGATCGCCGCCACGGGGAAGGACCCCGAGGTGGCGACCAAGCTGCGGGGTGGGGCCGAGGCCATGAAGGACAGCGGGAACATCTATCTGTCCTGGGCCAAGCATTACGTGTCTCTGGCGGAGGGAAACACCGACGCGACCGACGAGGATGAAGACGAGACGGAAGATTTCGATGTGTGAGTTGTTTCGAACCAGCCAGCAATTTGTGCTAGTATAACCTACACCATCTGCCAAATACCGTTCCCCGGTAGCTCAGTTGGTAGAGCAGCCGGCTGTTAACCGGCTGGTCGCAGGTTCGAGTCCTGCCCGGGGAGCCAGTAACAAGGCCCGTTGGTGCGTTGCACCAACGGGCCTTTAGATTGCCTGCAGTCGCCTACTCCCCAATTACTTGGACAATGACCTCGCGTGACCTTGCTCGGGTATCGAAATCTACGACTGCAAGCTGCTGCCACGTCCCCAGCTCCAATTGTCCGCCGTTAAATGGAACTGTGACAGATTGCCCCTGCAGCTGCCCGCGCAGATGACTGTGGCCATTGTCCTCACCGGGATTCCTGGTATTGTGCTGCCACTTTGGATCGGCCGGTACCAGCCGATCCCACAGGGCCTTCGTGTCAGTCCTGATCCCCGGTTCATCTTCAATGATCAACACGGACGCCGTCGTGTGCTTGATGAACACCGTCACAATGCCAGCCTTAAGAGCAGCGCCATCGAGAGCCTGCTGTACCCGCGAGGTGATATTCTCGACCTGCGTATCGCCCGACATCGAAATTTTGAGCGGAAGACTATAAACCGGCATTATCCCCCCTCGTTCATCGAATGCACATAGGCCATCTCTTTTCGTGAAAGCGCCTGCCCGCGGGCCTCGCTGAGAATTCGATCAAATGCCCCTTCGGCCGCTAAGCCCTTGATCGCACTAACAACGGCATCGGAGAGAATGCCGTCCCCCCGCAGTTTCTCCAAATACGCGAACGCTTCCTGCGCCCGCTCTTGCGTCCGCGTATAATAATCCTGGCCACGCTCCCGATTGTTGTAGGCTTCAAACTGCTCACAGGCAACCAGAGTTTCTGCCAGCTGCCGCACCCAAGCCGGTGACTGTTGAAGTTTTTCCGGATAGTAATAGTAGAGCATAACCCGTTGCATCCAGGGAGACCATCGCACGCGCAATTTATTCAAGGCGGGCTTGGTTCGCCGTAGTACTCGTGCTAGTCGCCGCGCATAACCCAACCGCATCTCCACCTGCTCGACAGCCCAAGAGTCCATTAGGATCCCGGCCATACCTAACTCATCACGATAGCGGGCCAAAAAAGCCTCTGTTTCCCTGCCGTATGGAGTCCTTGGATGCACGGCCCGCCACTCGCGTGGCCGCGTGGGAATGCCATGTTGTTTGGCCCAAGACCAGATGCGGCCAAACAGTTTCCGATCAAGCCCCGCCCGTCCCAGATCATGCAGCAAGCAGGCAATCTGATACTGGACCAGCCGTTTCGGATCATGGCCCAGGCGAAACGCAACCGCCGCACACATGCGTGCGGTTCGAAGCGCATGCGCGCGATCGTATCCGCGAATTACTTGGCCCGGTTTGCGGGGGTTGGGATAGTCGTAGAGAC encodes the following:
- a CDS encoding DUF2203 family protein, with the protein product MSKHDDEYPDRLFSLSEANRLIPTLEEHLTAVKRGKSVLIETKDEIKKASKNAQFGGGSFVAPHYILALEQINDHLREIQEMGVLVKDVEMGLCDFPHLYKGRVVYLCWKLGESKVGWWHEVHSGYAGRQPLDSDHC
- a CDS encoding YciI family protein, with product MKFVILGFDGPDGQEKRKLHRPAHLANLEPLDRQGRVVIAGPLTDKTGSLIIIEADSQAEAEAFAQNDPYTTGGVFTRVEVHPFMQVLPKPKESR
- a CDS encoding ferredoxin oxidoreductase, whose protein sequence is MSKERIKISPDLFDIMPQDYQDLVKRATYGKEDRGWKDIGQAKELIEEHSLCAGCPESMAFRYILASLPAPEDTVMVGSTGCTSLVFPMVAVHNIHSLFGNQNAIASGLKRALTVRFPGKVKDVVVLAGDGATVDIGLDMTLQAWFRQEKFTTICFDNELYANTGGQESGLMQKGFVAKMAPVGKLFDKVRLPEIARESGCHYVVNCTVSKPSLVEKVIRNAVLIAREIGPTYLQLYTPCILEIGKNSMEGLQEMRDSEKPTERFAYKEYVSEPAKQFLAELAAKDKERKAAAKQLAGATQEA
- a CDS encoding pyruvate ferredoxin oxidoreductase; translated protein: MYNVAQVIDEKCVAKKGCRLCIMYCPEANCLDLNAPKMVAEVTISRCKGCELCVVVCNAAKHNAIEMQAVGATGKLMSHKGESAALGQAYQG
- a CDS encoding YjbQ family protein; translated protein: MPVYSLPLKISMSGDTQVENITSRVQQALDGAALKAGIVTVFIKHTTASVLIIEDEPGIRTDTKALWDRLVPADPKWQHNTRNPGEDNGHSHLRGQLQGQSVTVPFNGGQLELGTWQQLAVVDFDTRARSREVIVQVIGE
- a CDS encoding carbon monoxide dehydrogenase, with the translated sequence MTQYRVLPGPEHFLPPAAASMGIRLPNPGEAHINGVIVQEEKAFEEAARQFLLAKVPTIFPGPLVLWAWNEKAAKKAAAIRHLYNTIKECVTPQQHAMLIPMPDYRPKYPKINPEVEINPNHPNLTIWHNKIDACMFVGVHCHQANLSLKIIRGGTSCYTVAMCAQAGHEDAMLSFRDATADKIMKLAETVKRLKGSVKFDPNATRKAVS
- a CDS encoding ferredoxin oxidoreductase; this translates as MAENKSFIGTQNKKNQTYTDAWKLLHEAPRTPSFFTGSEVIKEAIRRASCDVMIAYPITPQSEAAALIGELFAEGYIGDYFRGESEFAVMSQCAGAAFGGARVFTTTAGPGTMRAMENFPMWAGARLPIQMIVTCRGINSPLSIQPDTLEIAYLLNTGMLVWHAETAQDFFDWILKGYIVSEEPDVHLPLALCCDGFFVTHTKDVVNLTPADMCLPPYDPYRSPVPCMDMECPPVRMMRDPFVMKSNYISYATHASWQQEVWAAIERSRKHSIKWLDGLIDTENIDADIMIVASGTAVSQGREAIRLLEDEGVRCGLVKVKTLRPWPGDEIREATKNAKHIFVPEFNVTGWLAKEIRATIPNSDRVHAGPHVCGGMTMPPEIIVSEIKTTLGMQTVSLAGRGS
- a CDS encoding ferredoxin oxidoreductase yields the protein MIKKRLNIRMSGLGGQGAVTAAHVMAMAANKDGKFSISNPFFGAEKRMAPAESYCRIGIERIYDRGELVFPDVIEVFHPQVITMGKSYTMPFYSGIKEGGVVIINSGLPLLSDEDVQRLKDLHVALFYIPGTEIALEVAGTELSTNMTMIGSVAGITKCVSMEALDAALQERFGKKFVASGGTASLDEAIKKKFAKKEMLLQKNLATVKRAYEIASEWAEKNKIELRVGNPAVAA